A single genomic interval of Arthrobacter globiformis harbors:
- the rplQ gene encoding 50S ribosomal protein L17 yields MPTPTKGPRLGGGPAHERLMLANLASALFEHKRITTTVTKAKRLKPYAERLVTFAKRGDLASRRRVLGLISNKGIVHELFTDIAQSVENRNGGYTRITKIGNRKGDNAPMAVIELVLEPVSAKQAVVAEATQAAAAAAPAAEEAPEAEVVETEAATEEAPAAEEAPAEEAAAEEAPAEEAAADEAAADEAKDAK; encoded by the coding sequence ATGCCTACCCCCACTAAGGGTCCGCGCCTCGGAGGCGGCCCGGCTCACGAGCGTCTCATGCTCGCGAACCTGGCTTCCGCACTGTTCGAGCACAAGCGGATCACCACCACGGTCACCAAGGCCAAGCGCCTGAAGCCGTACGCAGAACGCCTGGTCACCTTCGCCAAGCGTGGCGACCTCGCTTCCCGCCGCCGCGTTCTCGGCCTGATCAGCAACAAGGGCATCGTCCACGAGCTGTTCACCGACATCGCGCAGTCTGTGGAGAACCGCAACGGCGGCTACACCCGCATCACCAAGATCGGCAACCGCAAGGGCGACAACGCTCCCATGGCTGTCATCGAGCTGGTTCTCGAGCCGGTTTCCGCCAAGCAGGCTGTTGTAGCCGAGGCCACCCAGGCTGCTGCCGCTGCTGCTCCGGCCGCTGAGGAAGCTCCCGAGGCAGAGGTCGTTGAGACCGAAGCTGCAACCGAAGAGGCTCCCGCCGCTGAGGAAGCTCCGGCCGAGGAAGCTGCTGCTGAAGAGGCTCCGGCCGAGGAAGCTGCCGCTGACGAGGCTGCTGCCGACGAGGCCAAGGACGCGAAGTAG
- a CDS encoding response regulator transcription factor: protein MNDHRVVVVIDRDEEVRSVLRTTLGEAGFDVHCANTGEAGLALVRAKQPDTVTLDLVLPDIGGYEVLRRIREFSDTYILIITARSGLGATLKGFDAGADDYMVKPIRPRELRARVDGMLRRPRQLTVPPIVTPRTAPLVSPRLLASAKVKTMPAPAPAHGLAIAQGLPAAQALPAAQAFEHNGLEINNATRDATLGGRALQLTRTEFDLLFILLQHGSGVVSKAELVELLGLLKREAGTLVGGNAGGRDPGRIIETHVGNLRRKLGDDARRPRWLKTVRGAGYTLA, encoded by the coding sequence ATGAATGATCATCGCGTCGTTGTCGTTATCGATCGGGATGAGGAAGTCCGATCGGTCTTGCGCACCACGCTTGGGGAAGCCGGTTTCGACGTGCACTGCGCTAACACCGGCGAAGCCGGGCTTGCGCTGGTGCGTGCCAAGCAGCCGGACACCGTCACACTGGATCTGGTGCTTCCCGATATCGGCGGCTATGAGGTGCTGCGGCGCATCCGCGAGTTTAGCGACACCTACATCCTGATCATCACCGCGCGAAGCGGCCTGGGGGCCACATTGAAGGGCTTCGATGCCGGGGCTGACGATTACATGGTCAAGCCCATCCGGCCGCGGGAGCTGCGGGCCCGTGTTGACGGCATGCTGCGCCGGCCGCGGCAGCTAACCGTCCCCCCGATCGTCACGCCGCGGACAGCGCCCCTGGTTTCACCCCGGCTGCTGGCCTCGGCCAAGGTGAAGACCATGCCTGCACCCGCTCCGGCCCACGGCCTTGCAATAGCGCAGGGCCTTCCAGCAGCCCAAGCCCTTCCAGCAGCCCAGGCCTTCGAGCACAACGGGTTGGAGATCAACAACGCAACGCGGGACGCAACGCTCGGCGGCCGTGCCCTGCAGCTGACCCGTACCGAGTTCGACCTCCTGTTCATCCTGCTGCAGCACGGTAGCGGCGTGGTCAGCAAGGCGGAACTCGTCGAGCTTTTGGGTCTTTTGAAGCGGGAAGCAGGCACGTTGGTCGGCGGCAATGCCGGTGGGCGGGACCCCGGCCGGATTATCGAAACCCACGTCGGCAACCTGCGCCGCAAGCTGGGGGACGACGCGAGGCGGCCCCGCTGGCTGAAGACCGTCCGCGGAGCCGGCTACACCCTGGCGTAG
- the rpsM gene encoding 30S ribosomal protein S13, translating to MARLAGVDIPREKRLEIALTYIYGVGKTRAHETLAATGISADVRVKDLTDAQLVELRDYIEGNYKVEGDLRREVAADIRRKVEIGSYEGLRHRKGLPVRGQRTKTNARTRKGPKRTVAGKKKAR from the coding sequence ATGGCTCGTCTCGCTGGCGTAGACATTCCCCGCGAAAAGCGGCTGGAAATTGCGCTTACTTACATCTACGGCGTGGGCAAGACCCGTGCACACGAAACCCTGGCTGCCACCGGCATCAGCGCTGACGTTCGGGTCAAGGACCTGACGGACGCGCAGCTGGTAGAGCTGCGTGACTACATTGAAGGCAACTACAAGGTTGAGGGTGACCTTCGCCGCGAAGTAGCAGCAGATATCCGCCGCAAGGTTGAAATCGGCAGCTACGAAGGCCTGCGTCACCGCAAGGGCCTGCCCGTACGCGGTCAGCGTACGAAGACCAACGCTCGTACCCGCAAGGGCCCGAAGCGTACCGTCGCCGGCAAGAAGAAGGCCCGCTAA
- a CDS encoding response regulator transcription factor, which produces MGDLGVAVVIEDDVDVRNLLDAVLQQAGFEVHSAGTGRDGVDVARQRQANVITLDVGLPDIDGFEVLRRIRQFSDAYIVMLTGRDEELDTITALQGGADDYIVKPFRPRELRARITAMLRRPRVASGADAPSSAESGPVGSAAPAGSRRGAVLQHNGLALDTETRTVALGGTPLGLTRSEFDLLHELLKGTGAVRTRADLVRVVRGEYYGEDTYISEADERAVEVHIGNLRRKLREDPQDPRWLVTVRGVGYRLAPKRAE; this is translated from the coding sequence GTGGGTGATCTTGGTGTTGCCGTGGTCATCGAGGATGATGTGGACGTTCGGAATCTCCTCGACGCGGTTTTGCAGCAGGCTGGTTTTGAGGTGCACTCGGCAGGGACCGGGCGTGACGGGGTTGATGTGGCCAGGCAGCGCCAGGCGAACGTAATAACTCTCGACGTCGGTCTTCCGGACATTGACGGCTTTGAAGTCCTTCGGCGCATCCGGCAGTTCAGTGACGCCTACATTGTGATGCTGACCGGCCGGGATGAGGAGCTTGACACCATCACGGCACTCCAGGGCGGAGCGGACGACTACATCGTCAAGCCCTTCCGGCCGCGGGAACTGCGGGCCCGGATAACGGCGATGCTGCGCAGGCCCCGCGTTGCTTCCGGTGCCGATGCTCCGTCTTCTGCGGAGTCCGGGCCGGTTGGCTCCGCCGCTCCCGCCGGTTCGCGCCGGGGCGCCGTACTGCAGCACAACGGGCTGGCACTCGATACCGAAACCCGGACCGTCGCCCTGGGAGGCACGCCGCTGGGGCTGACCCGGAGCGAATTCGACCTGCTGCACGAGCTGCTGAAGGGAACGGGCGCGGTGCGCACCCGGGCAGATCTGGTGCGCGTGGTGCGGGGCGAGTACTACGGCGAGGACACCTACATCAGCGAAGCCGACGAAAGGGCCGTCGAGGTCCACATCGGCAACCTGCGCCGCAAGCTCCGTGAGGACCCGCAGGACCCCCGCTGGCTCGTCACGGTGCGTGGCGTGGGCTACCGGCTGGCGCCAAAGCGGGCGGAGTAG
- a CDS encoding sensor histidine kinase — protein sequence MKSLASDDVVAVRGVLTDTHPVDFYVLGVAGAIDRLALPLRERGIAVHLEAPHHGMEVDRKSATLLYRAAQELLSNIHKYADASSVTVRLCCVCRSGDNHAVQLRVTDDGGGFDVEAATHGRHSGMGLRLMRLAVGSAGGNMAIVTAPAAGTSVTVTLPLD from the coding sequence ATGAAATCACTAGCAAGCGACGACGTCGTCGCAGTCCGTGGCGTTCTTACCGATACGCATCCGGTCGATTTCTACGTGCTTGGCGTCGCGGGGGCGATTGACCGTTTGGCCCTCCCGCTGCGCGAACGTGGGATTGCCGTGCACCTCGAGGCGCCCCATCATGGAATGGAAGTGGACAGGAAGTCCGCCACGCTGCTCTACCGGGCGGCACAGGAGCTCCTGAGCAACATCCATAAATATGCCGACGCGTCCTCGGTGACCGTCCGGCTCTGCTGTGTCTGCCGATCCGGGGACAACCATGCGGTCCAGCTCCGCGTTACCGACGACGGCGGCGGCTTCGACGTTGAGGCTGCCACCCACGGCAGGCACTCGGGCATGGGGCTGAGGCTCATGCGCCTCGCCGTCGGTTCTGCGGGAGGCAATATGGCGATCGTCACGGCTCCGGCTGCGGGAACGTCCGTCACCGTGACCCTGCCGCTGGATTAA
- a CDS encoding DNA-directed RNA polymerase subunit alpha yields the protein MLIAQRPTLSEEVVSENRSRFIIEPLEPGFGYTLGNSLRRTLLSSIPGAAVTSLRIDGVLHEFTTVPGVKEDVTEIILNIKNLSVSSEHDEPVVAYLRKQGPGVVTAADIAPPAGVEFHNPDLHIATLNSKGKFELELTIERGRGYVSAAQNKSGDAEIGRIPVDSIYSPVLKVTFRVEATRVEQRTDFDKLIVDVETKQAIAPRDAVASAGTTLVELFGLARELNTAAEGIEIGPSPTDAALAADMALPIEDLDLTVRSYNCLKREGIHTVGELVARSEADLMDIRNFGAKSIDEVKAKLVELGLSLKDSPPGFDLAARAAAIEEDDAAFSDDEL from the coding sequence GTGCTCATTGCACAGCGCCCCACCCTCTCCGAAGAGGTCGTCTCCGAAAACCGCTCCCGGTTCATCATTGAACCGCTGGAGCCGGGCTTCGGTTACACCCTCGGAAACTCCCTCCGCCGTACCCTGCTCTCCTCCATCCCCGGTGCCGCTGTAACCAGCCTCCGGATCGATGGCGTGCTGCATGAGTTCACGACGGTTCCGGGTGTCAAGGAAGATGTCACCGAGATCATCCTCAACATCAAGAACCTGTCTGTGTCCTCCGAGCACGATGAGCCGGTTGTTGCTTACCTGCGCAAGCAGGGCCCCGGAGTCGTCACCGCCGCGGACATCGCTCCGCCGGCCGGCGTCGAGTTCCACAACCCGGATCTGCACATTGCCACGCTGAACTCGAAGGGCAAGTTCGAACTCGAACTGACCATCGAGCGCGGCCGCGGCTACGTTTCGGCAGCTCAGAACAAGTCCGGCGACGCAGAGATCGGCCGTATTCCGGTTGACTCCATCTACTCGCCGGTGCTGAAGGTTACTTTCCGCGTGGAAGCCACCCGTGTTGAGCAGCGCACCGACTTCGACAAGCTCATTGTCGACGTCGAGACCAAGCAGGCCATCGCCCCGCGCGATGCCGTTGCTTCCGCTGGCACGACCCTGGTGGAACTGTTCGGTCTGGCCCGCGAGCTGAACACCGCAGCTGAGGGTATCGAGATTGGCCCGTCGCCGACGGATGCTGCCCTGGCAGCAGACATGGCTCTGCCGATCGAGGATCTGGACCTCACCGTCCGTTCCTACAACTGCCTCAAGCGTGAGGGCATCCACACCGTGGGTGAACTCGTTGCCCGCTCCGAGGCTGACCTGATGGACATCCGCAACTTCGGTGCGAAGTCCATCGATGAGGTCAAGGCAAAGCTGGTTGAACTGGGTCTGTCCCTGAAGGACTCGCCTCCCGGTTTCGACCTGGCAGCCCGCGCCGCAGCCATCGAAGAGGACGACGCCGCGTTCAGCGACGACGAGCTCTAA
- a CDS encoding sensor histidine kinase encodes MGEHVLVRDTDRFFRRLQPRIQVALCQLPVTVILAALAIAAPAVWPTLIESGVFIAAIIMMMALFLACFLIPWERLPANAYLVIPVLDLVVIGLARNGAVPAVAGLGVLAIFPVIWLSSSGAFARTTIFLSFFGTLLISSPTLVQKFPNISPSDIASAFLLPLMMLAVSLAIRFASANVRLQRQRLEKKDAELRELLVESRNRERLLKTILDTTDVGIVAVDADGQKVLVNDQQKTFRQAAAPAGTEQPLEAQQLMFGQDRVTPLPLDKRPIRRAVAGETFADYLVWLGEGSSQKAVSTAARIIKNDDGGFSGAVIAYTDVTGLVEALSAKEELISNISHEFRSPLMSVLGNVDLVLDEADGLSPDSVHRLEVVQRNAERLLSLVSELLVSASAVLAVHPRRTDLAGLIENSIGSVQAQADASNVSLATDVPAPLWAHADPLRIGQALDNLVSNAVKYSPDGGKVTVSARRSDSWVQLTVQDTGMGISEEETSRIFTRFFRTQAARQAAIPGVGLGLSITKTIVERHGGAISCASKPGAGTTFTLTLPAEGAPES; translated from the coding sequence TTGGGTGAGCACGTGCTGGTCCGCGACACGGACCGATTCTTCCGCCGGCTGCAGCCCCGCATCCAGGTGGCGCTCTGCCAGCTCCCGGTGACGGTCATTCTCGCCGCGCTGGCGATTGCCGCCCCCGCTGTCTGGCCGACGCTCATCGAGAGCGGCGTGTTTATTGCGGCCATCATCATGATGATGGCGTTGTTTCTTGCCTGCTTTCTGATTCCCTGGGAGCGGCTTCCGGCCAACGCCTATCTGGTAATTCCGGTGCTGGATCTGGTGGTCATCGGACTCGCCCGTAATGGCGCCGTCCCTGCCGTAGCCGGGCTGGGAGTTCTGGCGATATTTCCGGTGATCTGGCTGTCCAGCTCCGGGGCCTTCGCCCGGACCACTATCTTCCTGAGCTTTTTCGGCACCTTGCTCATCTCCTCTCCGACACTGGTGCAAAAGTTTCCCAACATTTCACCTTCGGACATTGCCTCCGCATTTCTGCTTCCGCTAATGATGCTGGCCGTATCGCTGGCAATCAGGTTCGCCAGCGCCAACGTCCGGCTACAGCGCCAGAGGCTGGAGAAAAAGGACGCCGAACTCCGCGAACTGCTCGTGGAAAGCAGAAACCGCGAACGGCTGCTCAAGACCATCCTGGACACCACCGACGTCGGGATTGTGGCCGTGGATGCGGACGGCCAGAAGGTTCTGGTCAACGACCAGCAGAAAACCTTCCGGCAGGCGGCGGCCCCCGCCGGCACGGAGCAGCCGCTGGAAGCACAGCAGCTCATGTTCGGCCAGGACCGGGTGACCCCGCTTCCGCTGGACAAGCGCCCCATCCGACGCGCCGTTGCCGGCGAGACTTTCGCCGATTACCTGGTGTGGCTGGGCGAGGGATCCTCGCAAAAGGCCGTCTCCACGGCCGCGCGGATCATCAAGAACGACGACGGCGGGTTCAGCGGGGCGGTCATCGCCTACACCGACGTCACAGGCTTGGTGGAGGCACTCTCCGCGAAGGAAGAGCTGATCTCCAACATCTCTCACGAATTCCGCAGTCCGCTGATGTCAGTTTTGGGCAATGTTGACCTGGTGCTGGATGAAGCGGATGGCCTGTCCCCCGACTCCGTGCACCGGCTGGAAGTGGTGCAGCGCAATGCCGAACGGCTGCTTTCTCTGGTCTCCGAGCTGCTTGTGTCGGCGTCTGCCGTCCTGGCTGTGCATCCTCGCCGGACCGACCTGGCAGGGCTGATCGAGAACAGCATCGGCTCCGTCCAGGCGCAGGCCGACGCCAGCAACGTCTCCCTGGCCACCGACGTCCCCGCGCCCCTATGGGCGCACGCTGACCCGCTCCGCATCGGCCAGGCTCTGGACAACCTGGTGTCCAATGCCGTCAAATACTCTCCCGACGGCGGCAAAGTCACCGTGAGTGCCCGGCGCAGTGACTCTTGGGTGCAGCTGACGGTCCAGGACACTGGCATGGGCATCAGTGAAGAGGAAACATCGCGCATCTTCACCCGGTTCTTCCGCACCCAGGCGGCGCGCCAGGCCGCCATTCCCGGGGTGGGGCTGGGCCTGTCCATTACCAAGACCATTGTGGAGCGGCATGGCGGTGCCATCTCCTGCGCCAGCAAGCCCGGCGCAGGCACCACCTTCACCCTCACGCTGCCGGCGGAGGGCGCGCCGGAATCCTGA
- the rpmJ gene encoding 50S ribosomal protein L36 — protein sequence MKVKPSVKQICEKCKVIRRNGRVMVICENPRHKQRQG from the coding sequence ATGAAGGTCAAGCCGAGCGTCAAGCAGATCTGCGAAAAGTGCAAAGTGATCCGCCGTAACGGCCGGGTCATGGTGATCTGCGAGAACCCGCGCCACAAGCAGCGCCAGGGCTAA
- the infA gene encoding translation initiation factor IF-1 encodes MAKKDGVIEIEGVVTEALPNAMFRVELTNKHVVLAHISGKMRQHYIRILPEDRVVVELSPYDLTRGRIVYRYK; translated from the coding sequence ATGGCCAAGAAGGACGGGGTCATTGAGATCGAGGGCGTAGTGACTGAGGCGCTGCCCAACGCGATGTTTCGCGTTGAGCTCACCAACAAGCACGTTGTCCTCGCACACATCTCTGGGAAGATGCGCCAGCACTACATCAGGATTCTCCCTGAGGACCGCGTAGTGGTGGAGCTGAGCCCTTATGACCTGACACGTGGTCGTATCGTCTACCGCTACAAGTAA
- the truA gene encoding tRNA pseudouridine(38-40) synthase TruA yields the protein MTHQKPAAPVLGGGGFLRIRLDLAYDGGPFSGWAVQPGLRTVQGVLEDALALLLRRPVRVTVAGRTDAGVHARGQVVHLDLTEAEWLGLNRGAAVDPAVALLRRLRGTLSRGLGDQTGAIMVHHAAVAPEGFDARFSALWRRYSYRIADGPEKWDPLGRYDTLWHKTPLDVDLLNEGSAQLLGLHNFRSFCKPRVGSTTVRELQRFEFSRGQDGVIVVTVQADAFCHNMVRALVGAALYVGEGQERPEWLHERLLARKRDARSVLAAPHPLVFEEVAYPSDGELLARAELTRAVRQ from the coding sequence ATGACCCACCAAAAACCCGCTGCCCCCGTTTTGGGGGGCGGCGGGTTTTTGCGTATCCGGCTCGATTTGGCGTACGACGGCGGCCCGTTCAGCGGGTGGGCAGTGCAGCCGGGGCTGCGTACCGTTCAGGGAGTTCTGGAGGACGCGCTGGCGCTGCTGCTTCGCCGGCCGGTGCGCGTCACTGTGGCCGGGCGCACCGACGCCGGCGTGCACGCCCGCGGCCAGGTGGTCCACCTGGACCTCACCGAAGCCGAGTGGCTGGGACTGAACCGTGGTGCGGCCGTCGATCCCGCCGTCGCCCTTCTGCGCCGCCTGAGGGGCACGCTCAGCCGCGGGCTGGGGGACCAGACCGGCGCCATCATGGTGCACCATGCCGCCGTCGCCCCTGAAGGGTTCGACGCCCGATTCTCCGCCCTGTGGCGCCGCTACAGCTACCGCATCGCGGACGGACCGGAGAAGTGGGATCCGCTCGGCCGGTACGACACGCTCTGGCACAAGACGCCCCTGGACGTGGACCTGCTGAACGAAGGCTCGGCGCAGCTGCTGGGCCTGCACAACTTCCGGTCCTTCTGCAAGCCGCGTGTAGGTTCCACCACCGTCCGGGAGCTGCAGCGCTTCGAGTTTTCGCGCGGGCAGGACGGCGTCATCGTCGTCACGGTCCAGGCCGACGCCTTCTGCCACAACATGGTCCGCGCCCTGGTGGGCGCGGCCTTGTATGTGGGGGAGGGGCAGGAACGTCCGGAGTGGCTGCACGAGCGGCTGCTGGCGAGGAAACGCGATGCCCGCTCCGTCCTTGCCGCGCCGCACCCCCTGGTGTTCGAGGAAGTGGCCTACCCCTCCGACGGCGAACTGCTGGCCCGGGCAGAGCTCACACGGGCGGTGCGTCAGTAA
- the rpsK gene encoding 30S ribosomal protein S11 → MPPKTRGAVRKPRKKDKKNIALGQAHIKSTFNNTIVSITDPNGAVISWASAGEVGFKGSRKSTPFAAQMAAEAAAKRAQEHGLKKVDVFVKGPGSGRETAIRSLQAAGLEVGSIQDVTPAAHNGCRPPKRRRV, encoded by the coding sequence ATGCCCCCGAAGACTCGTGGCGCGGTTCGCAAGCCGCGTAAGAAGGACAAGAAGAATATCGCGCTTGGCCAGGCGCACATCAAGAGCACGTTCAACAACACCATCGTGTCCATCACGGACCCGAACGGTGCTGTGATTTCCTGGGCTTCCGCCGGTGAAGTTGGATTCAAGGGCTCGCGTAAGTCCACCCCGTTCGCTGCGCAGATGGCTGCCGAAGCCGCCGCCAAGCGTGCACAGGAGCACGGCCTGAAGAAGGTTGACGTGTTCGTCAAGGGACCGGGTTCCGGACGCGAAACCGCCATCCGTTCGCTGCAGGCTGCCGGCCTCGAGGTTGGCTCCATTCAGGACGTCACCCCCGCCGCGCACAACGGCTGCCGTCCGCCGAAGCGCCGCCGCGTCTAA
- a CDS encoding P1 family peptidase, with product MGPSDGAAAQGKITDVPGVRVGHQQKSDGGWLTGVTVVLPPAGTVGSVDVRGGGPGTHETDALDPTTLVRTVDAVVLTGGSAYGLVTAHGVQRWCEEQGRGFAVTGGVVPIVPAAAIFDLGRGGDFSARPDEAMGYAAAVAAAAQAEGHDVERGNVGAGTGAVIGRGKFKGGVGTASVTLENGVVVGALAVVNALGLPPGPPVEPSSPVVELVETEAGDFDRLNQREDKLNQRGSAEKLNQLPLNTTLVVVATNAVLDVAECKRTASAAHAGLARALNPSHTLADGDTVFCLATGGQELDRRTEAARQVSLITLQSAAADVVRLAILDGVSSAQAVTTPAREFGAYGGNVR from the coding sequence ATGGGACCGAGTGACGGAGCCGCGGCGCAGGGAAAGATCACCGATGTGCCGGGCGTGCGTGTGGGGCACCAGCAGAAGTCCGACGGCGGGTGGCTGACGGGGGTGACCGTAGTGCTGCCCCCTGCGGGGACAGTCGGCTCGGTGGACGTTCGCGGGGGAGGACCAGGCACCCATGAGACCGATGCCCTGGACCCCACCACGCTGGTGCGGACGGTGGACGCCGTGGTGCTCACCGGCGGCAGCGCCTACGGCCTGGTCACCGCACACGGCGTCCAGCGCTGGTGCGAGGAGCAGGGCCGAGGCTTCGCCGTGACGGGAGGGGTGGTTCCCATCGTTCCCGCTGCCGCCATCTTTGACCTCGGCCGCGGCGGCGACTTCAGCGCCCGACCGGATGAGGCCATGGGCTACGCGGCGGCAGTCGCCGCGGCCGCGCAGGCGGAAGGGCACGACGTCGAACGCGGCAATGTGGGTGCCGGCACCGGAGCCGTCATCGGGCGCGGGAAGTTCAAAGGGGGAGTGGGCACAGCGTCGGTCACCCTGGAGAACGGTGTGGTAGTCGGGGCGTTGGCAGTGGTCAATGCCCTGGGGCTGCCGCCGGGTCCGCCGGTTGAGCCCTCCAGTCCGGTGGTTGAGCTTGTCGAAACCGAGGCCGGTGATTTCGACAGGCTCAATCAGCGGGAAGACAAGCTCAATCAGCGGGGCTCGGCCGAGAAGCTTAATCAGCTACCGCTCAACACAACCCTCGTCGTCGTCGCCACTAACGCGGTGCTCGACGTGGCCGAGTGCAAGCGGACCGCCTCGGCTGCCCACGCGGGGCTGGCACGTGCGCTGAATCCGAGCCACACCCTGGCTGACGGGGACACCGTGTTCTGCCTCGCCACCGGTGGCCAGGAGCTGGACAGGAGAACGGAAGCCGCCCGGCAGGTAAGCCTCATTACGCTACAGAGCGCGGCAGCCGACGTCGTACGTTTGGCCATCCTGGACGGGGTCAGCAGTGCCCAAGCGGTGACAACTCCTGCGCGCGAATTTGGTGCATACGGGGGCAATGTGCGCTAG
- a CDS encoding HNH endonuclease signature motif containing protein: MDNSAAADALEAISASAAAVAAKFRKAADPGPADVDSLPGEAEPPQDEADPLGARANACLDGLADVAGMEARLAAVKVHLAAAFAKAEEGMTPPDTSAQDRTVRQMSATAEIAGALTVSEGAADRLLLESATLTRDLPLTLAALQAGTISWQHARVMCDETDGLDPAVAAAFEAHFLDPDAPNAARGCPAGELTPARFRAKARYWRERHHPVSIETRHTKSAKDRRLEYVPDRDGMAWLSAYLPGDQAAGIWNRTPAAARAMQGPTESRTLTQLRVDAAATWLLGPAHRVDSVPDDPTAESLPAVSLIADSVLADEVPTGGVPSPAAQVLVTVPVYSLLGLTEEPATLDGYGPIPPSIARRLVADGGTSFLRVLTDPRDGAPLEIGRTSYRLTKPMRQWLRLRDAKCTFPSCNNHSLDNDADHILAWADGGGTGVANLGQPCPKHHRLKHTTAWRPVGATRDAPPGWISPSGRSYSSEHQEWEPPQWPRQIQAMLSSDDRAGREQPGKPGLPDPPSDQDWRTPPDWPEPAGWPDPMDQPAGPEEFEGFDDDYGLAGFEGRECQEAYGAPDDVDGPEAFVGTESPLPMDLWPDWASGTAA, translated from the coding sequence ATGGATAACAGTGCGGCTGCGGATGCGTTGGAGGCTATTAGTGCCTCGGCCGCGGCGGTGGCTGCCAAGTTCCGCAAGGCGGCTGATCCTGGTCCCGCGGACGTGGATTCGCTGCCAGGTGAGGCGGAGCCGCCGCAAGATGAGGCGGATCCGCTGGGTGCTCGGGCGAATGCCTGCCTGGACGGTCTGGCCGACGTGGCCGGGATGGAGGCCCGGCTGGCGGCCGTGAAGGTGCATTTGGCCGCCGCTTTCGCCAAGGCGGAGGAGGGCATGACTCCGCCTGACACGTCTGCGCAAGACCGCACCGTCCGGCAGATGTCCGCGACAGCTGAGATTGCTGGCGCCCTGACTGTGAGCGAAGGCGCGGCGGATCGACTGCTGCTCGAATCCGCCACGCTGACGAGGGACCTTCCGTTGACACTGGCCGCCCTGCAGGCGGGAACTATTTCCTGGCAGCACGCGCGGGTGATGTGCGACGAAACGGACGGGCTGGATCCGGCCGTGGCCGCTGCTTTTGAGGCGCATTTCCTGGACCCGGACGCGCCCAACGCGGCTCGGGGTTGCCCGGCGGGAGAGCTGACACCGGCGAGGTTCCGGGCCAAGGCCCGCTATTGGCGGGAACGGCACCACCCGGTCAGCATCGAAACCCGGCACACCAAGAGTGCGAAGGACCGGCGGCTGGAATACGTTCCGGACCGCGACGGCATGGCCTGGCTCTCGGCGTACCTGCCCGGGGACCAGGCCGCGGGGATCTGGAACCGCACCCCCGCCGCCGCCCGCGCCATGCAGGGCCCCACCGAATCCCGCACCCTGACCCAGCTCCGGGTCGATGCCGCCGCCACGTGGCTGCTGGGCCCAGCTCATCGGGTCGACAGCGTGCCTGATGACCCGACCGCAGAATCCCTTCCCGCAGTTTCCCTGATCGCAGACTCCGTCCTGGCCGATGAGGTGCCAACCGGTGGTGTGCCGTCCCCGGCGGCGCAGGTCCTGGTCACCGTTCCGGTGTACTCACTGCTCGGCCTGACGGAGGAACCGGCCACGCTGGACGGTTATGGTCCCATCCCGCCGTCCATTGCTCGCCGGCTCGTCGCCGACGGCGGGACGTCATTCCTGCGGGTCCTGACCGACCCCCGCGACGGGGCGCCGCTGGAGATCGGACGCACCAGCTACCGGCTGACGAAGCCGATGCGCCAATGGCTGCGGCTCCGCGACGCAAAATGCACGTTCCCGAGCTGCAACAACCACTCCTTGGACAACGACGCCGACCACATCCTCGCTTGGGCCGACGGCGGCGGAACCGGGGTCGCCAACCTTGGCCAGCCCTGCCCCAAGCACCACCGCCTGAAACACACCACGGCGTGGAGACCCGTCGGCGCCACCCGCGACGCCCCTCCCGGCTGGATTTCGCCGTCAGGACGTTCCTACTCGAGCGAACATCAGGAGTGGGAACCACCCCAATGGCCACGACAAATCCAAGCCATGCTCAGTAGTGATGACCGAGCCGGACGCGAACAGCCCGGCAAGCCCGGCCTGCCCGACCCGCCATCCGACCAAGACTGGCGCACGCCCCCGGACTGGCCGGAACCGGCCGGCTGGCCCGATCCGATGGACCAGCCGGCCGGGCCGGAGGAATTCGAAGGGTTCGACGATGACTACGGTCTCGCCGGCTTCGAAGGTCGCGAATGCCAGGAAGCTTATGGCGCCCCGGACGATGTCGACGGCCCCGAGGCCTTCGTCGGCACGGAATCACCACTGCCAATGGATCTCTGGCCCGACTGGGCATCAGGTACAGCCGCGTAG